A window of Hugenholtzia roseola DSM 9546 genomic DNA:
GGATATGTATTAGAGTTACTTTTTTTTATGCCATTGTAGCTTTGTAAAAAGTTAAATATAAAAAGTAAGCTACCTCTTACCGACGTTAGTTCGCGTATTTTTGTCCATTTATTCTCTTGTAGTGGTTTGTTTTTTTGTAAAAAAGAGAATAAAACTTCTTTTTTTCTTTTCCTAAAAAAAGAAAAAAAGAAAAAAGAAACAGCCAAACAGGAGCAAGATAGAAAGCAAAAAAGGAAAATATTTTCGAGTAAAATAGGAGCGGGCTGCAAAATAGAATGATGTTAATAGGGGTAGTGAGGAGCAGAATACGCAAAAGCGGAGAGAGTGGGCTATTTATTTGTAAGAAAAAGCAGAAAACAGACTATATAAGTTCCAAATTTGTACAAATAAGTTAGCCAACACGCTTTTTTTTGGAAAGCACAAGATACGCTAAAAAACAACTCGATACAACCCTACGACGAAAAAATAAACGTTAAATCTTGTTTTTTTGCAGTGCCGAAGCCCATTTTATGGCTACATCAAGATTTGAGTGTAAAAGTTTTTTTTAGTTTTTTTATTTTAGTTTTTTCAAACTTATCATTTTTTGGAAAAGCAGCGCGTTTTTTTTCGAAAAAGAGGAGAAAAGGCACGCCATAGTACGGCAAATCAGTTAAATTTCTTATTTTTGCCTTTCCTTTAATTCTTTCTAAGTCATAAAGCCGCTTTGTGCGGTCTTTCTCAAATCCAATTTAAGTCGATGGAAAATCAAACGCCAACTCAGGACACGCCAAACAAACAAGTACAGGTACAAATAGACCCTACGGCTGCTACCTTGGGCTTATTGCAGCACAATCAAGCCATGCTTCGCACCATTCTTCAAATTCAAATTCAAATTTTAGCCAAATTAGATGGCAAAGATAAACCAGAACATGCCAAAGAATATGAAACAATGGTCAATACAATTCTGACCCAACAAGGACAGCATGCCGCACAAGATTTGTTGCGCTTTCGCGTACCCGAAAAAAAACAGAGCTAAGTTTTGGCGTTTCGATAATATTTTATTATCTTCGACGCAGGTTGCCAGATTGCAGCTTATCTTTTCACAAGTAATTTAGGACACCATTAGCCCCTATACCCCCTAATGGTCTGTGTATGAGTGGCTTATGTAAAAATAAGCACTTATAGTTTTACTTGGAAAGACCTTTTAGATGTTAAACTAAAAGGTCTTTTTTATACAATTTGTTTAAACGCTTATGCTCGAACCCGATGTTGTAAAAAAAATTGTAGCGGCTAAATCGTATCGAAAAGTTGTGTGGGGAAAAAAAACTTTTTTTGAACCAAACCCTTTTTTTAAGCGGCGTTTGCAATGGTTGTACCGTCAATTATTGCCTTTGTACGAGCCGCCTGCTTGCGCTTTTGCCTATATAAAAGGTAGAAATTATGCACAGTATCGAGCGGTACATCAAAAAAATCACTATATTTATGCCATAGATTTAAAATCTTTTTTTAATTCAATTACTACGCCGCAAGTTAATAATGCCTTACAATCCTTTTGCAGCCCAGCAGTGGCGGGCTATTTAGCTGATGCGCTCACTGCTGAAGGCGTTTTGCCTATTGGATTTCCTACTTCACCGCTTATTAGCAACATTGTATTTAAAAATTTAGATGAAAAAATTGTAGAATTTGCAAACAAAGAAGGTTTATCTTATTCAAGGTATGCAGACGATATACTCATTTCTTCAAACAAAAAAATAACTACGCAAAACTTAAATGCTTTTGTGTATTTGATAGAAAAAAATGGATTTAAAATAAACTTTAAAAAATTTAAAAAAGTAGATAAAAATACGAATCTTTCCACACTCTCTTTAAAAGAAAGACGGTTTTTAAACCTTTTACTACATCAATGGCAAAAAAAAGGCTATATGGACACAAACCTGTGGTTTTTGGCTGCGCATAGAAAAAGCTACGCAAAGCCGCAAGATGCGTTATCTAACTTTTTAAGAGCAAAAATTTTCCCTTTTAAAGACGATTTCCCCAAACTTTGGGCGCAATTTGAGCGTATAAGCAAGCAGTATCCTTACCAAACACAAAATCAAATGGAAGAAAACAGCATACCCGCAACAGAAAAAACACAAATAATGAAAGAACAACCTAAGTCACCTACACAATATGCACAAGCTCCAGAACCAGTAGTAGTTAGTGCTACGACTAATGCTACTAAGTTGACGTTTTCGGCTTCAAGACAAGAACTAGAACAGTATAGAAGAACTCCTGTTTCAGGCTCGATAGATAATTTTTTTAAAAATCATTGTCAGTAAAATATTTATACATTATGTCTAACCTATGTTCAATAAACGGATTTTTATCCAATACTAACACAAGAATAGAATTTTACAAGTCTGTTATTGAGTTAAGTCAAAGTATCGTTTCTGATTTTTTTTATGTAACAAAAAATTACGCAACTTTAGACAATATACCTCAAGAGCAACTGCAAAAAGATTTATTAAACACTATACAATCAAATGAACTTTTTAAAAAACTTAAAAATGTATTTAATACAGGTTCTCCTGAACAAAAGTCACTTGCTGGAGCTATAATATCTTACGCTCTTGGAGATCTAAAAAGCGAAATAAATAGCCAAATAACTTCAGAAACGTCAGTAGTTTTAGATATTTTTAAAAAATTTAATATTTCGAACGATTCTCGAGGAAAACTAAAACTTATAAATTCTTATGAAAATCCGCTGTTTGTTAATTTTTTAAATGAAGCCAGTGTATTCTTTTCAGCTATTCAAAAACAAGACACAACAGACCTTCTACAAATCCAACAACAATTAGAAGAAACACTAAGATTTGAACTACCTGCACCAGCTCCACAAAAAATAGAACCAGAAAATAAAACTACTACTTCTGTTGCGGAGGCAGCTGCGCAAGTGCCTATTACTCTTTCTACTGAAGCAATTGTACCAGAACAAACAAGTTATACAGACACTAATATTTCTTTTGAATTAATAGAAACAGAATCAGTTTTTAACAGCGCAGACGAAGAACAAGAAGAAGAGGCAGAATACAATGAAAACGCCTATAATTTCGAAGGTACTAATAGAGAAAGTATAAGAAAAATAGCAATAGAATGGAGTAAAGAGTTTTTTAAAAATAAATCGTTCAAATCTAATTCAGATATTGATAATTTTGTTGATGCACTTTATAACAAAAGTATAAAAGATATAACATTAGATGGCGAAAGTGTAAGTAGACTAAAACAGTTTCTAAAAAGAGAAGTAATTCAAGAATATCTTTTACAAATTCGCTATGCGCTACGCACTCCAAGAATAGTAGAGTCTGACGTTGTATTTAAAATTGAAGGTTTAAAGCCTAATGAATATTTAGTTTTTAATCATTACAGTGCTGACTATCCTGATGCTCCAAAATTTGATACACTTCCGCTGCAGCAAATGAATGATTTAAATCATCATTTCTCTAACTTCTTAGAAAAGAACAATTCAGCTAAAAATATACAACGTTATTTTAAAAATATTGATGATAAAAAACTATATACTTCTGGTTTAGCAATATACTCTGGTACTTTTATTTTTGGAGAAGATAGAGTTTTAGAAGTTGAAACAGATATTTTAAATTTCTATAAAAAAATAGAAGGTAAAAAACCAATTACAGAAACAAAAGATGGAAATCTTGATAGAACCTCAATTAGTTTAGGAATAGCTTTAAAGTTTAATTTTGAAACAGACTCCGAAAAAATAAAAGACGCAGTTGATTCATTAGTAACTGACGTAACTAATAAAATTTATCAAAATAAATCTGGTAGATTGTACGGTAATTTTAGTGAGGCTGAAAATGTAGATTTGATTTTTGGAGAAGTAGATGCTCAAACTATTGAAAAGAATAAAGTTAAAACAACTTTTGCATCATATTTTATTAATAAATCTGGTGAAATAGCTTTACCAGACTCGTGGTTTTTTAGAGATATAGATGAAAGAAATAGAATTACAGAAGTAAAATATTTTATTGAAAAAACAAATAAATATCAAGGTACTACTGACGGTACTAATCAAGTTGATAGTTTTATACTAAAACTAAAGTACAAAAAACAAGATAGTGAAAAAGAATATACAGTTATTATTGGTAATTTAGAACCTCCCAAAGCAGATTCAGGTAATTACCTTGAATTTTACAAAGAATTAAATGATTTATTAGGTAATAATAAAGAAGTACAAGTTACCAAAAATAATATTAGAGGTGTTGGTTTAGGTTCGATAAAAGAATTAGGTTATAGTTTATACGCCAACTCTGGTTATATGTATTTACAAAAATACGGCGGAAAATTTAATCAAGAAAAACACAATATTTATTTATTTCAAAATTTAATGACTGGCGGTGTATCAGACGCTGAAGTTTCAAGATTAAAAGAAAAACAAAAAGAATTAGCAGAAAAAATTAAAAAAAGTCCTAACTCTGAAAAACATAAAAAAATATTAAAAGCCTTAGGTTCATCTCCAAAAGAAATAGAAAAATTAAGTGTAGAAAAAATTATTGATATTTTAAATAGACCGCTAAGAATTGATACAAAAGATTATATAAAATTCTTAAAAAATCTTGGTTATATTGTTTCTCCAGTAATGATAAATACTTCGAGGAGAGGTAGTTCTATGTTATTTTTTACACCGCCGGGAACTGTAGTGAAAATTTATAATTCAGAAAGTAAAAAATTTGAAGAAAAACGTATTACAAATGAAAAAGAGTTAATAGAATATGTAAATAAATTAGTTACAGGAGGTAATGTTGCTGAGAGAGGTAGATTACTTGATTTATCCAGAGTAGGAATAAACGCAGTTTATTTAAGACGAAAAACCGTTGGAGTCAAAGAATTAAAAGAATTATCACAATTAACCCAAAGTATTTCTACAAAATCTGAGGGCAATAAAACAAATTTAAAAAAGCAACAATTATTTAATTTTGCACAGGCAAAATATTTACATTTTTTGGTGAGTCAAGATTTACAAAAGAATAATGATAATTTAACTCCAGAAGAACAAAATATAGTTAAAGAAATTAAAGGTTTATTCTTTAGTGACTTTGAAAAATATCATACAATTTTTGATTCATTAAATGATGAAAAAACTCAAGAAGATATTAAAGAATATGTTAATTTAGCTTTAAGTTTTGAAAATCAAATTGATAATTACTTGTTTTTTTCGGAGAGTCAGAGAGGTATTTTAAAAACTTTAAAAAATAAAGGTATAACAAATTTAAAAGATTTATTTTCAACAGAAAGATTAAAAGAGCGGTTTAAATTATATTCAATTATTGTGCCTGACGAACGAGTCGCAGGTTTTTTAAATTTACAAGGTCTAACAGCAGCAGAATCGCGATTTTTTGATTCTACTCTTTTAAAATTAATTACAATCGGTAGACAATTAGATTATGCAAAAAGTTTAGGTTTAAAACTTGAAGATATAATTAGTTCATCTACTGTATCTAATTGGAACAAAAGAAATGATGTAAAAACAGTTGGAAAAGACGGTAAATCAAAATCAACAGCTTTTTTTGATTTTTCTGGAGCTAAATTAATTGATGAAAACAGTGCGTTTACAATTTTTGAGCAGCCCGAAATTTTAAGTGAAAATAAAGCAGAATTAGAAAAATATAATACTTTAACTTATAATTCTATACTTAAACATTTAGACGGTAAAAATATATTTCCTCTCTCAGCGTTTGAAGAATTGAGTTCAAGACAAAAAGAAACATTAAAAAATGGTTTGAAATTAAAACTAAGTACAACAGCAGATTTTAATACAAAAGAAAAAATATCAAATTTATTTAATAGTTTAATAAAAAATATTTCAGAAAATATTTCAAAAAAAACAAACGAAAAAAGAATAAAAGTATTTGAAAATCTATTAGACCAACTCCAAAAAAATCAAAAGAAAATAAATGATTTATCAGATGATGATTTTAAAAATTTAAAAGAATTTGAACTTTACTCAAATTATATTGAAATTGACGGTGAAGTTTTTATTGGAGTGGCAGATGGAAAAGAAGTTTATAGTTTAGACGGAAAATATATAAATTATATGTTTAGAGTTTTTCCAGAAGTTGAGGTAGATAAAATCAAAAAAAGAAAATCTGTTATTTTAACATTAAAAAAACAAGACTTAACAGATAAATTTAATGAAAGAGTAGAAAAAAATTATCAAGAATATATAAACTCAGATACTCCAAAACAAAAACAGTTATCAAATAAATATGCTTTTGATAATTTCGGTGGATTAAGTGAATTTAATGATTCAGATTTTGATAGAAAATTAAATATAAAAACTAAAATGAACTTAAGACGAAACAACTTAAGTTTTAATTCAGATAATTACGGAACTATAGTTCAGACTGGTAATAAAAATGTATTAAAAGTAAATATAGATTCGGTAGGTTCTTTTACTAATACTATTTATGAAGGCGGTGTAACAGCAGACGTAGTATTAGAATATTTTAAAACTGTTTCTACTGGTAAAAGTGAAGCAGAATCAATAGAAAAAGCAGAAGTAACATCTGCTCAAGAATCGGAAAATCTTGATTATCAATTAGTTTATAATCCTGCGGTTGATTATGTAAAAGCTAAAGTTACTCGAACAAAAGATAATAGATTTAAAGAAGCTGCAAAACTTTTTGTAAAAAGAGACGGTGAAATTATTGATATTTCTGAAGAACTTACTTTTGCTTTTGCCAATCCATCGCAGTTTCATTTAGTGTTAGGAAATCCAACTAAAACTGTGCAGAGGGATAGAGAAAAACCATCTACAATAGTTAGTGAAGAAAAAGTTACAAAGTCTGTTGAAAGTTTTACTACTGCTGAAGAATTTGCTGAAAGATATTTGGAGTTAGCTTATCCGCAGTTCGATAAATCTTCAGTATCACATAGGTCAGTTAAAGATTTTATGTCTGCTGTGTTTTATTTAGGAGAAGTTGAAGTTACAAATGAAAAGCCTTTACTTGCACGATTTAAGCCTTTAGAATCAATTCTTGAATATCACAAAGCCGCACCTGTATACAATGAGATAAGAGAGTTAGTAGATAGAGCACAAGAGCAATTGGATAGCTGGACTAGATTAACACTTAGACCTAATCCTGGTGGCTTATTAGAAGATATACCTGAAATATTAAAATACAATCTTTCAGATCTATATTACATGTCAAAAATGAATGTTAAAGATACTATATTTGATTTTTACTCTAATGGAAATATTGAAGAAGGTGCCGGTATAACATTAATATATGACCTTATGGCAGAAAGTATAAAAGAAGATCTTGCAAAAATTTATTCTTCAAAAAATACATCTCAAGAATTTAATCCATTTGAAGATGATCTATTTAGAACAGAACAAAAAGCCCAACCAATAGATTATGATATACCAGAACAAGAAGCCTTATCAATTATAGCAAATGTTTTTGGAGAGGCTTTAAATAATGATGACATTAGATTTATTTCAAAACAAAGTTTTTTCAAAGGAAAACAGATTTTAGGAAAAGCAGCAAAAGATGTATTAGAATTTCATACAAAAGATGATTTAGTTTCAGAGCAAGTGGTTAGACACGAAATTTTGCATAAAATTTTGAATGAATTTATATCTCCAAAAAGATATAAAAAGATAGTAGAAGAAGCAAAAAGATTGATGTTAAAAGATTTAAATAATTTTTATGTTTCTGAACTAAGTAAAGACAAAGAGCTGTCATTAGATAATATTACTGATTCAGAAGCAGAGGAGTATTTGGCTTTGAAGTATGAAATAAGCCACAAAGAAGACCCTAACCCTTTGCCCTTGCTTGATGCACTAAACAAAGAGATAAGGTCGGGCTACTTTCGGAACAAAACCAAATCAAGGAGCTAATCTAACAATTTCCCAACTATTATTTTGGGCTTCCGTTTCATTTTTTTGGTAGGCAATTCTATCATGCAGGCGCGAGGGTCTGCCTTGCCAAAATTCAAAATAAGTGGGAATAAGGCGATAGCCCCCCCAAAAGGGCGGCAAGGGCAATTTTTCCGTTCCCTCAAACTCTTTTTCTACTTCTTCTTGTCGCTTTTCAAGCCAATTTCGGCTTTCCACTATCTTGCTTTGCGGCGAAAGCCACGCACTAAGCTGACTCCCACGCGGGCGGCTCTGAAAATAGGCTTGCGATTCGGCAGCGGTTATTTTTTCAATTTTACCCTCCAAACGCACCTGACGTTGTAGTTCTGCCCAAAAAAATAGCAGGGCGGCTTGGTTATTTTGTACAATATTTTGTCCTTTTCTACTTTCATAATTTGTAAAAAAAACAAACCCTTTTTCATCTACTTCTTTTAAAAGTACAATCCGCGCCGAAGGAAAACCGCGCTCGTCGGTTGTGGCAAGCGTCATGGCGTTGGGTTCAGCGGCTAATTGGGCTTGTAGAGCTTCTTCAAACCAAACTTTGAACTGCAAAAAAGGACTACTTTCTACATTATCTTCATCTAAACGATGGAGGCTATATTCTTGTCGTAAGTTCTTGATATTAAGCATTTTAATACGGCTTAGGGGAAGAAATAAATACAAAATAGCGTCAGAAAAGAAGCCCTATACAAGGCTGCTTCTTGCTTCCAAACAAAGATAAGGGCTTTTTGTCTAATTCTACACGCAATTCTTAGGCAAAATACTACTTTGCTATGCTTTTTTCCCTATTTTTGCGTTTCCTTAGCTTCGTTTTTTTCCTTTTTTATGACCAAAAAGGAAAAAAATAATTCTTAATTTCTACCAAACTTCCGATACTAATGACAAAAAAAATAATACTCTCTTTCTTAATCTTTTTTGTTTGCACCTCCTTACTATGGGCGCAAAATTGGCAAACGATGTATGAAAAAGGCAAAAATGAAATTAAAAATAAAAACTATAAACAAGCGCAAACTACCTTAGAACCGCTTGCTCGCACCTCGCCTATCGTCGGTTATCAACGACATGGGGCGTATCTCTATGCACTTGCAGCCTATCATAACAAAGATTTTGCTACGGCACGCCAAATTTTGCGCACACTTTTAGAGCAGCAGCCTAATTGGGAAGAGCGGCAGGAAGTCTTGCTTTTAGCTGCTACGGTTGCTTTTGAAGAAAAACAAACGGCGCAAGGCTTTGAGTATCTTAAAAATATTACAAATACAAATTTGAAAGAGCCTATTTTTAAGATGAAAAAAAATGTTTTTCAAAATTATCCCCTCGAACGAATAGAAACTCTTTATCAAAGCTATCCTCAAGATAGAGCCATTGCAGAGCTATTAGCGGACAAACTGGTGCAAAATCAAAATTTGCCACAGGCAAAAAGATTATTAGACGAAATTAAAAATAAATTTTCTTATACGCCTGAAATCAATACAAAAGTAGAAGCAAATGTACCGATAGAAACTCCTATCACGCAAATAGAGAAAAAAAGTAAGTACCAAGTTGGGGTCTTTTTGCCTTTTTTTGCAAGCGGAGAGCGCAATTTTAGTACAGAAAAAGATTACCAATTTGCAGTAGATTTGTATGCAGGCATGACGATTGCTAAAAATATTCTGTCAAATGAGGGCATCGAACTCGATTTATTGCCCTTTGATACAGAAAGAAACGAAGGAAAATTAAAGTCTTTTTTAAATCAATCTAATGCTAAAAATCTCGATTTATTAGTAGGGGCATTGTATCCAAATACGTTGCCTTTATTGAGCGATTTTGGTCGTCAGCATAATATTCCTGTTTTAAATCCTATTAGCACCAATTCGGATTTATCACAGAGTCATTCGCTTTATTTTTTGTACGAACCCAGCGAGCGCACCCAAGCGCAACAAGCTGCCGCTTTCGCACTTGACAAATTAGCACGAAAAAATGCTTATATCATTTATGACGAAAACAAAAAAAATGAAGTAATGGCGGCTTATTATCGCGATTTTATTCTCAAAAATGGCGGCGAAGTACGACTTTTTCACCAAACACAGGCGAGCAACAAGATTTACAGCAACTTACAACAAGCCCTCAAAGACCTCGCGCCACGCCGCACAGGAGCAAAAAATGATTTGGAGGAGTTAGACCCAGACGCGCATATCGTCGTTTTTACTTCGGAGGCTGCCACTGCGGGAACGTTTGTGAGCATTGTCGATGCTTCGGGGAAAAAAATTCCAACTATTATTACAAATAATTGGTTTAATTTTACACAAATCAACGCCGACCACTTCGAAAACCTAAACTTTTATGTCATTTATCCTGATTTTATCGATAGCAATCGCCCCGAAGTAAAAGAATTTTTCAATTTGTATTGGGAAAAAAATAATACTTTTCCTTCTGATTTTTCTTATATCGGTTTTGAATCGGTTTATTATTTTGGCAAAATGTTAGGACTTTATGGCAAGCAAATGCCGCAAGGTATCAGACAGCAAGACTTTATGCAAGGAAAAGTCATGCTCGGACACGACTACCGACATACCACTACCGACAATAAATTCGTTCCCATCTTACAATGGAAAAAGGGCGAAGGCTTAATTTTGAGCAACGACCCAAACCAAATAAAGGACTAATATTTGTATTTTGGGTAAGAAATTGACAAAAAAACAAAACCTATCTTGTTATCAAGATAAGTTTTTTGCGCCTTAAAAATTTAGAAAACAGAGTATAGCAGGATAAGAATATCCACAAAAGTCCAAAATATTTGGGTAGCAAAACGCCAAGGACGGTTCGCAAAAAGTCCGCCAATGAGCAGCAAAAAGCCCCAACAAATGCCTATGAGCGTTAGCACACCCAACGTTGTGAGCATGTAGGGTAGCGGCAGGCAGAACACAAGAAGCCCTGTGCCGATAATAATGGCTGAACGCCTGCCATTACCTTGCTCCTTTTCCGCTTTTTTTCGTATCATTTTTTCTATTCGCGCCTGTTTTTTTTGTATCTTTTTAGCAAGCGAATTTGTCTTTTCTGGCTTTGCGTCTATTTTTTTATCGTTTAAAGATAAAGATTTATCGTTTGCTTTTTTAAGCAATTTTGTTTTTCTAACCGCCATGCCTTCCGAAGAAGCAGCAAAAACAGGTGAAAAATAAATAATAAAAATTAGACAAAAAAACGAACAAAAAAGTAGATGTTTAGAAAGTTTGATATACATAACAATAAAGATTTGAAGTTTAAAAATGTTGTTTTTCTTTTTCTTGATACAATTTCCACCAAGGCGTGCGTGGCGAATCATGATGCTCGTAATGATAACCAAAAAAATAACAAGAAACAAATGCCCAAAGATGATTTTTCGCCTGTGAGCGCGAATGGTGCGCATTAGCGGGTCTTTTCCGATGCGGCAAATACGTGCCAAAATAAAAAAGTTGAAAAGTGGAAAGAACGGCAGGAAGCATCCAATAAAAAATAAGATTTTCTACGGGCAAAAAAAGTTTTAAAATATTATAGGTAATTGCCATTAAAAGAATTTGCCAAATATTGATATATTCTTTTGCAAAATTAAAGTACCAAATCCAGAAGCCGCCTTCATGAAAATCGGGGTCTTTGTCGGTTGCGACAAAACGGTGATGCAAGTGATGTTTTTTATTCAGATTGTCATAAAAATTATAAGAAAAAAGAGCGGCACAGATGCGCCCAATGTTGTGATTGAGTCGCGAATTGTGGCTTACAGTGCCATGCA
This region includes:
- a CDS encoding reverse transcriptase family protein; protein product: MWGKKTFFEPNPFFKRRLQWLYRQLLPLYEPPACAFAYIKGRNYAQYRAVHQKNHYIYAIDLKSFFNSITTPQVNNALQSFCSPAVAGYLADALTAEGVLPIGFPTSPLISNIVFKNLDEKIVEFANKEGLSYSRYADDILISSNKKITTQNLNAFVYLIEKNGFKINFKKFKKVDKNTNLSTLSLKERRFLNLLLHQWQKKGYMDTNLWFLAAHRKSYAKPQDALSNFLRAKIFPFKDDFPKLWAQFERISKQYPYQTQNQMEENSIPATEKTQIMKEQPKSPTQYAQAPEPVVVSATTNATKLTFSASRQELEQYRRTPVSGSIDNFFKNHCQ
- the pdxH gene encoding pyridoxamine 5'-phosphate oxidase; the protein is MLNIKNLRQEYSLHRLDEDNVESSPFLQFKVWFEEALQAQLAAEPNAMTLATTDERGFPSARIVLLKEVDEKGFVFFTNYESRKGQNIVQNNQAALLFFWAELQRQVRLEGKIEKITAAESQAYFQSRPRGSQLSAWLSPQSKIVESRNWLEKRQEEVEKEFEGTEKLPLPPFWGGYRLIPTYFEFWQGRPSRLHDRIAYQKNETEAQNNSWEIVRLAP
- a CDS encoding ABC transporter substrate-binding protein, yielding MTKKIILSFLIFFVCTSLLWAQNWQTMYEKGKNEIKNKNYKQAQTTLEPLARTSPIVGYQRHGAYLYALAAYHNKDFATARQILRTLLEQQPNWEERQEVLLLAATVAFEEKQTAQGFEYLKNITNTNLKEPIFKMKKNVFQNYPLERIETLYQSYPQDRAIAELLADKLVQNQNLPQAKRLLDEIKNKFSYTPEINTKVEANVPIETPITQIEKKSKYQVGVFLPFFASGERNFSTEKDYQFAVDLYAGMTIAKNILSNEGIELDLLPFDTERNEGKLKSFLNQSNAKNLDLLVGALYPNTLPLLSDFGRQHNIPVLNPISTNSDLSQSHSLYFLYEPSERTQAQQAAAFALDKLARKNAYIIYDENKKNEVMAAYYRDFILKNGGEVRLFHQTQASNKIYSNLQQALKDLAPRRTGAKNDLEELDPDAHIVVFTSEAATAGTFVSIVDASGKKIPTIITNNWFNFTQINADHFENLNFYVIYPDFIDSNRPEVKEFFNLYWEKNNTFPSDFSYIGFESVYYFGKMLGLYGKQMPQGIRQQDFMQGKVMLGHDYRHTTTDNKFVPILQWKKGEGLILSNDPNQIKD
- a CDS encoding fatty acid desaturase, with the protein product MKKKIEFLLELPNFGVWLACSLITTWFVSLFFLLQYEIKWDSPLTYLLFLWQTHLYTGIFITAHDAMHGTVSHNSRLNHNIGRICAALFSYNFYDNLNKKHHLHHRFVATDKDPDFHEGGFWIWYFNFAKEYINIWQILLMAITYNILKLFLPVENLIFYWMLPAVLSTFQLFYFGTYLPHRKRPANAHHSRSQAKNHLWAFVSCYFFGYHYEHHDSPRTPWWKLYQEKEKQHF